Proteins encoded within one genomic window of Streptomyces sp. NBC_01237:
- a CDS encoding nSTAND1 domain-containing NTPase, translating to MGRRETPVDPAAGPVQRFANELRTLRQEAGGLTYREMARRAHYSVTSLSQAAAGEQLPSLAVTLAYAAACGGDPQEWERRWREVAQDLVVHRDEDVPSPYQGLARFEPGDHERFFGRAALVEDVRGLVLAHRFAAVFGPSGSGKSSLLRAGLIPALRAESGSLAAIRVLTPGEHPLHTHEQALRPKDAPGDTVLVVDQFEEVFTLCGESAERAEFIEALLAARQPDSRLRVVIAVRADFYGRCAEHRGLTDALRDTNLLVGPMSPAELREAVVRPAQSAGLIVERELTARLVEEVHREPGGLPLLSHCLRETWRRRRGRALTMEAYTAAGGVHGAIAKTAEEVYARFSADDAELARLVLLRLITPGDGSPDTRRPVGRTELDFAPADTVAPVLDRLAQARLLTLDDDTVDLAHEALITSWPRLHAWVEETRERLRTHRRLTEAARAWEDLDHDPGALYRGTRLATAEEHLADQPLTPVEQAFLTAGRTTRTRELRRRRTLLTTLAALLSLALVAGLTAWQQSRTSDRRHRESEARRIAAVADSMRATDPVTAARLSVASWRLAHTVETRSAVLSALNSHEQDVFRVPERDARSTVRRLTGGGRTLVSASRDHVRFWDLRTHRLTRTYPGPGEQLSGPDDDVISPDGRTMALRGENSVALWDIRTGRVTAHLRAELPEPFAFSGDGRSLVVRSVNEVQVWDVPSQRLRLRVPGGETSDAAISTDGRRLAACGTQHRLQIWDTAHRRPLDLPWTATYGRDFCSRARLAFSPDGTTIALGSPTRVRIRDIASGRDLAQLGMKTAADVRFSPDGAFVAAIDEEGQVLVWRLASPDAAPVFRHTLGSEAADGYEVDFAAAELRYLDGSRTAVRSLALGSATTSRWRRHAVDGALLSRNGRTLATLRAVTDDKGDGGVRLWDTRTGKAVLTVPDKPCPAETAGPDPETDSSSELVADEETATTDGGEPPAASQDADCLDLMALSADGLSFAYVRGSTLSDTPAGRRITVWDVSEHRRRASVTIRPDRDGMTGVDGLALSPDGRTLYVSRTTTRQVLEVWDIQRNKRRRTLNNVAAGGIAVRDDQRVLVTGQDQVADLRTGRTRYRALGDGMSDVLAFSPDGARFAAGNAQGHVTVWDGEVRNRLGVAGTGPDESVTALAFSPDGVTLAVAGSGGTIQLWDVASSRPLGSPLPTSGDRPHTLAFDREGTALYVAGVHVRLRKYDIAPTRVAHQVCARTGSGLSPEAWKAYLPGLPYRSTC from the coding sequence ATGGGGCGTCGTGAGACACCGGTGGATCCGGCCGCGGGGCCGGTGCAACGGTTCGCGAACGAATTGCGAACGCTGCGGCAGGAGGCGGGCGGTCTCACCTATCGGGAAATGGCGCGCCGCGCCCACTACTCGGTCACCTCGCTCTCGCAGGCCGCAGCAGGAGAACAGCTGCCCTCGCTGGCTGTCACGCTGGCCTATGCGGCGGCATGCGGAGGCGACCCTCAGGAATGGGAGCGGCGCTGGCGGGAGGTGGCTCAGGACCTGGTGGTCCACAGGGACGAGGACGTCCCGTCGCCGTACCAGGGCCTCGCCCGTTTCGAACCGGGCGATCACGAGCGGTTCTTCGGCCGCGCCGCACTCGTGGAGGATGTACGCGGACTGGTCCTCGCTCACCGCTTCGCCGCGGTATTCGGGCCTTCCGGCAGCGGTAAGTCCTCCCTGTTGCGGGCAGGGCTGATCCCCGCCCTGCGTGCCGAGTCCGGCTCCCTCGCCGCGATCCGCGTCCTGACTCCGGGCGAGCATCCGCTGCACACCCATGAGCAGGCGCTGCGGCCCAAGGACGCCCCTGGCGACACCGTTCTTGTCGTGGACCAGTTCGAGGAGGTCTTCACCCTGTGCGGGGAGTCCGCCGAGCGCGCGGAATTCATCGAGGCCCTGCTCGCCGCCCGGCAGCCGGACAGCCGGCTGCGCGTCGTGATCGCTGTACGGGCCGACTTCTACGGCCGGTGTGCCGAGCACCGGGGCCTCACGGACGCTCTGCGTGACACGAACCTGCTGGTCGGGCCGATGAGCCCGGCCGAGCTGCGCGAGGCTGTCGTCAGACCGGCCCAGAGCGCGGGGCTGATCGTCGAACGTGAGCTGACCGCGCGTCTCGTCGAGGAGGTGCACCGCGAACCGGGTGGTCTCCCGCTGCTCTCCCACTGCCTGCGTGAGACATGGCGTCGCCGCCGCGGCCGTGCGCTGACGATGGAGGCGTACACCGCGGCAGGCGGGGTGCACGGCGCGATCGCGAAGACCGCGGAGGAGGTGTACGCCCGGTTCTCCGCCGATGACGCGGAGCTGGCCCGGCTGGTGCTGCTGCGCTTGATCACCCCTGGAGACGGTTCCCCGGACACCCGCCGCCCGGTGGGGCGTACGGAACTGGACTTCGCCCCCGCCGACACAGTCGCTCCGGTCCTCGACCGCCTGGCCCAGGCCCGCCTCCTCACCCTCGACGACGATACGGTCGACCTGGCCCACGAGGCCCTCATCACGTCCTGGCCCCGCCTGCACGCATGGGTCGAGGAGACCCGCGAGCGTCTGCGCACCCATCGCCGTCTGACCGAGGCAGCCCGCGCCTGGGAGGACTTGGACCACGATCCGGGGGCCCTCTACAGGGGCACCCGCCTGGCAACGGCGGAGGAACACCTTGCGGATCAGCCCCTGACCCCTGTGGAACAGGCGTTCCTGACCGCGGGCCGTACCACCCGCACCAGGGAACTCCGCCGCCGCCGCACCCTGCTGACCACCCTCGCCGCTCTCCTCTCTCTCGCTCTTGTCGCGGGCCTCACGGCCTGGCAGCAGTCGCGCACCAGTGACCGCCGCCACCGGGAGTCCGAGGCACGCCGGATCGCGGCGGTGGCTGACAGCATGCGCGCCACCGATCCGGTGACCGCGGCCCGGCTGAGCGTTGCGTCCTGGCGGCTCGCTCACACCGTGGAAACCCGTTCTGCCGTGCTGTCCGCACTGAACAGCCATGAACAGGATGTCTTCAGGGTCCCGGAACGCGACGCCCGCTCCACCGTCCGCCGCCTCACCGGCGGCGGACGGACGCTGGTTTCGGCCTCCCGTGACCACGTCCGCTTCTGGGACCTGCGCACCCACCGCCTCACCCGTACCTATCCCGGGCCCGGCGAGCAGCTGTCCGGCCCGGACGACGACGTGATCAGCCCGGACGGTCGGACGATGGCGCTGCGCGGGGAGAACTCCGTGGCGTTGTGGGACATCCGCACCGGACGAGTGACGGCGCACCTGCGCGCGGAGCTGCCGGAGCCGTTCGCCTTCAGCGGTGACGGACGCAGCCTGGTGGTCCGGTCCGTGAACGAGGTGCAGGTATGGGATGTACCGAGTCAGCGGCTGCGGCTGCGCGTACCGGGGGGCGAGACGTCGGACGCGGCCATCAGCACCGACGGGCGTCGACTGGCGGCGTGCGGTACCCAACACCGCCTCCAGATCTGGGATACCGCCCACCGCCGCCCACTGGACCTGCCCTGGACGGCCACGTACGGGCGGGACTTCTGCTCCCGGGCCCGGCTCGCCTTCTCGCCGGACGGCACCACCATCGCGCTCGGTTCTCCCACCCGAGTCCGTATCCGCGACATCGCCTCGGGGCGTGACCTCGCCCAACTGGGCATGAAGACGGCGGCCGACGTGCGGTTCAGCCCGGACGGCGCGTTCGTGGCGGCGATCGACGAGGAAGGCCAGGTCCTCGTGTGGCGCCTCGCGTCACCGGATGCCGCCCCCGTGTTCCGCCACACCCTGGGCAGCGAGGCTGCCGACGGCTACGAGGTCGATTTCGCCGCGGCCGAGCTCCGATATCTCGACGGCTCGCGCACGGCCGTCCGATCCCTGGCGCTGGGCTCGGCGACCACGTCCCGCTGGCGCCGGCACGCCGTGGACGGCGCCCTGCTGTCCCGTAACGGGCGGACGTTGGCCACCCTGCGTGCCGTGACGGACGACAAGGGCGACGGTGGTGTGCGCCTCTGGGACACCCGAACCGGCAAGGCCGTACTGACCGTGCCGGACAAGCCGTGTCCCGCAGAGACAGCCGGCCCCGATCCGGAGACCGACTCGTCCTCGGAGCTGGTGGCCGACGAGGAGACAGCCACGACCGACGGTGGGGAACCGCCGGCCGCGTCACAGGATGCCGACTGCCTCGACCTGATGGCGCTGAGCGCCGACGGCCTGTCCTTCGCGTACGTTCGGGGCAGCACGCTCTCGGACACTCCTGCCGGGCGGCGCATCACGGTCTGGGACGTATCAGAACACCGCAGACGCGCGAGCGTCACCATCCGCCCCGACCGCGACGGAATGACCGGCGTCGACGGACTGGCCCTGAGCCCCGACGGCCGCACCCTGTACGTCTCCCGGACCACCACGCGGCAGGTCCTGGAGGTCTGGGACATTCAGCGGAACAAGCGCCGAAGGACGCTGAACAACGTTGCGGCAGGGGGCATCGCCGTGCGCGACGACCAGCGCGTCCTCGTCACCGGGCAGGACCAGGTGGCCGACCTCCGTACAGGACGGACGCGGTACCGCGCCCTCGGCGACGGCATGTCCGACGTACTGGCCTTCAGCCCGGACGGAGCGCGCTTCGCGGCCGGTAACGCGCAGGGACACGTCACTGTGTGGGACGGCGAGGTGCGCAACCGCCTGGGTGTGGCCGGTACGGGTCCCGACGAGTCCGTGACCGCGCTCGCCTTCTCCCCGGACGGCGTCACCCTGGCTGTCGCGGGGAGCGGGGGGACCATCCAGCTCTGGGACGTGGCCTCCAGCCGCCCTCTCGGTTCCCCCCTCCCCACCTCTGGCGACCGCCCCCACACACTGGCCTTCGATCGGGAGGGCACCGCGTTGTACGTCGCCGGCGTCCACGTACGGCTCCGGAAGTACGACATCGCGCCTACGCGGGTGGCTCACCAGGTCTGTGCCCGTACCGGCTCCGGGCTCTCCCCCGAGGCATGGAAGGCATACCTGCCCGGCCTCCCCTATCGAAGCACGTGCTGA
- the asnB gene encoding asparagine synthase (glutamine-hydrolyzing), producing MCGITGWVSYRRDLTEHRRDLDAMTETMSCRGPDAAGVWLAPHAALGHRRLAVIDLPGGAQPMTVETPDGPVGMVYSGEAYNFNELRAELRRAGQRFDTGSDTEVVLRGYIVWGEKLVEHLNGMYAFAIWDARTERLVMIRDRMGIKPFYYYETEDGVIFGSEPKAILANPHVAPVVGLDGLRELFAGAKTPGAAVWEGMREVRPGEIIILDRGGMRHRTYWQLRSEPHTDSKEATVAHVRELLDDIVQRQLVADVPRCTLLSGGLDSSALTSLSQIHLAPQGETVRSFAVDFPDQDKHFQAIDVSPTQDTPYVHAVAEYVGCDHKDIILDGAALSAPEVRRAAVGARDLPIGIGDRDNSLYLLFAAVRRHSTVALSGESADEVFGGYPWFHDERQYAETFPWLAGQHSLVESGGQISEDLKPALGLGDYIDESYRTAVAETPVLDGETGLDQRMRVVSHLHLTRMVQILLDRKDRMSMAVGLEVRVPFCDHRLVQYVFNAPWSLKTFDGREKSLLRAATRDVLPASVADRKKSGYPGTFDPAYVMAIQSQAADLLRTGHPAVQLVNHEGLTEATTRPAADLSQRQRMLLERTLDLGAWFDIHHPTVRV from the coding sequence ATGTGTGGAATCACCGGCTGGGTCTCCTACCGGCGTGATCTGACGGAACATCGACGCGATCTTGACGCCATGACAGAGACCATGTCGTGCCGTGGCCCCGACGCCGCGGGTGTATGGCTGGCGCCTCACGCCGCCCTGGGGCATCGGCGACTCGCTGTGATCGACCTGCCGGGCGGCGCGCAACCGATGACCGTGGAGACCCCCGACGGGCCGGTCGGCATGGTCTACTCCGGTGAGGCGTACAACTTCAACGAGCTGCGAGCGGAACTGCGCCGCGCCGGACAGCGGTTCGACACCGGTTCCGACACCGAAGTGGTGCTGCGCGGTTACATCGTGTGGGGCGAGAAGCTCGTGGAACACCTCAACGGCATGTACGCCTTCGCGATCTGGGACGCCCGCACCGAGCGCCTGGTGATGATCCGCGACCGGATGGGCATCAAGCCGTTCTACTACTACGAGACCGAAGACGGCGTCATCTTCGGCTCGGAGCCCAAGGCGATCCTCGCCAACCCCCACGTGGCCCCCGTCGTCGGCCTCGACGGACTGCGCGAGCTCTTCGCCGGGGCCAAGACCCCCGGCGCGGCTGTGTGGGAAGGCATGCGCGAGGTGCGGCCGGGCGAGATCATCATCCTCGACCGCGGCGGGATGCGCCACCGCACCTACTGGCAGCTGCGTTCCGAGCCGCACACCGACAGCAAGGAAGCGACGGTCGCGCACGTCCGCGAATTACTCGACGACATCGTCCAGCGCCAGCTCGTCGCCGACGTGCCCCGCTGCACGCTGCTGTCCGGCGGGCTGGATTCCTCCGCGCTCACCTCTCTGTCGCAGATCCACCTCGCGCCCCAGGGTGAGACGGTGCGCAGCTTCGCCGTCGACTTCCCCGACCAGGACAAGCACTTCCAGGCCATCGACGTCTCGCCCACTCAGGACACCCCCTATGTCCACGCCGTCGCCGAATACGTGGGCTGCGACCACAAGGACATCATCCTGGACGGGGCGGCGCTGTCCGCCCCGGAGGTCCGCCGCGCAGCCGTCGGAGCCCGCGACCTGCCGATCGGCATCGGCGACCGTGACAACTCCCTCTATCTGCTCTTCGCCGCAGTCCGCCGCCACTCCACCGTCGCGCTGTCCGGCGAGTCCGCGGACGAAGTGTTCGGCGGCTACCCGTGGTTCCACGACGAGCGGCAGTACGCCGAAACCTTCCCGTGGCTTGCGGGTCAGCACTCACTGGTCGAGTCCGGCGGCCAGATCAGCGAGGACCTCAAGCCCGCTCTCGGCCTCGGCGACTACATCGACGAGAGCTACCGCACGGCCGTCGCGGAGACCCCCGTGCTCGACGGTGAGACCGGCCTGGATCAGCGTATGCGGGTGGTCAGCCACCTCCATCTGACCCGCATGGTGCAGATCCTGCTCGACCGCAAGGACCGCATGAGCATGGCCGTGGGACTGGAGGTCCGCGTCCCGTTCTGCGACCACCGTCTCGTGCAGTACGTCTTCAACGCCCCGTGGTCCCTGAAGACCTTCGACGGCCGTGAGAAGAGCCTGCTGCGCGCCGCCACTCGGGATGTCCTGCCCGCGTCGGTCGCCGACCGCAAGAAGAGCGGCTACCCGGGCACGTTCGACCCCGCGTATGTCATGGCCATTCAGTCCCAGGCTGCCGACCTGCTGCGAACCGGGCATCCGGCGGTTCAACTGGTCAACCATGAGGGCCTGACCGAGGCCACCACCCGGCCCGCCGCCGACCTGAGCCAGCGACAGCGGATGCTGCTGGAGCGCACGCTCGACCTGGGGGCGTGGTTCGACATCCACCACCCGACGGTCAGGGTCTGA
- a CDS encoding DUF3592 domain-containing protein, translating to MSVDDMLALWWVVPTGLALLGYALSLAGLTRAQRADWVQARIVEVGQPAHGASKWPGIPVTVAFRDPATGREFILPNAGKHGSAIEEAWVGREFEVRYPPGRPDRFRVVLDTAGEKNGRMGPNCTVALLLIGLAIHATVIRGWPAALLGFGALVTAFAAASPDIRLARARDALLASAVAVPARVVAVTKDVYTDGEGDELVNHAPVVTFTTLEGTPVTVLSRDGIRAPGRSLGRELTLYYAPSDPAVYTTDLAADRRDNERSIGVIIMLLVGGVAAMVTGVAML from the coding sequence ATGAGTGTTGACGACATGCTTGCGCTGTGGTGGGTGGTGCCCACGGGGCTGGCGTTGCTCGGTTACGCGCTTTCGCTGGCCGGTCTGACCCGCGCTCAGCGGGCGGATTGGGTGCAGGCACGGATCGTCGAGGTGGGACAGCCGGCGCACGGCGCCTCCAAGTGGCCCGGGATACCCGTGACGGTCGCTTTCCGGGACCCGGCCACAGGGCGGGAGTTCATCCTGCCGAACGCCGGGAAGCACGGCAGCGCGATCGAGGAAGCCTGGGTGGGCCGTGAGTTCGAGGTGCGCTACCCACCCGGGCGGCCTGACCGGTTCCGCGTGGTGCTGGACACCGCGGGGGAGAAGAACGGCCGCATGGGACCGAACTGTACGGTCGCCCTGCTCCTGATAGGGCTGGCGATCCACGCGACCGTCATCCGGGGCTGGCCGGCGGCGCTGCTCGGCTTCGGTGCCCTCGTCACGGCCTTCGCGGCGGCCAGCCCCGACATCCGCCTGGCGCGCGCCCGCGACGCCCTGCTGGCCTCGGCCGTCGCCGTTCCGGCGCGTGTCGTGGCCGTCACCAAGGACGTCTACACCGACGGGGAGGGCGACGAGCTCGTCAACCACGCCCCCGTCGTCACCTTCACCACCCTTGAGGGCACCCCTGTCACCGTCCTGTCCCGCGACGGCATCCGCGCTCCGGGCCGGTCCCTCGGCCGCGAGCTCACCCTCTACTACGCCCCCTCCGACCCGGCCGTCTACACGACCGACCTCGCGGCCGACCGCCGTGACAACGAGAGGTCCATCGGTGTGATCATCATGCTTCTGGTCGGAGGGGTCGCGGCGATGGTGACCGGCGTGGCGATGCTGTGA